One Acidobacteriota bacterium genomic window, CACATTGCTCAACGTCTCGTACGATCCGACGCGCGAGTTCTACCAGGAAGTGAACACGGCCTTCGCCAGAGGCTGGCAGGCGAAAACCGGTACCCGGGTGACCATCGCCCAGTCGCACGGCGGGTCGGGCAAGCAGGCCCGGGCTGTGATTGACGGCCTCGAGGCCGACGTCCTGACGCTTGCGCTCGCCTACGACATCAATGCCATCAGTCGCCAGGCCGGCCTGCTGCCGCCCACCTGGCAGACCCGGCTGCCAAACAACAGTTGCCCGTACACCTCCACGATCGTGTTCCTCGTGCGCGCCGGCAACCCGAAGCGCATCAAGGACTGGGACGACCTGGTCAAACCGGGCGTCTCCGTCATCACGCCCAACCCGAAGACGTCCGGCGCGGCCCGCTGGAGCTACCTGGCCGCATGGGCATTTGCGAGGAAGCGCTTCGGCGACGAGCTGCATGCGCGGGACTTTGTCGCGGCGCTCTTCAGGAATGTGCCGGTGCTCGACTCGGGCGCCCGCGGCTCGACCACGACTTTCGCCCTGCGCGGCATCGGCGACGTGCTGCTCTCGTGGGAGAACGAGGCGTTTCTCGCCCAGGAGAAGCTCGGGCGCACCCGCTTCGAGATCATCACCCCCTCGACGAGCATGCTGGCGGAACCGCCCGTCGCCATTGTCGACAAGGTCGTCGATCGACGCGGCACTCGCATCATTGCCCAGGCGTACCTTGAGTTCCTGTATTCGCCGAAGGGCCAGGAAATCGCCGCCCGGCATTTCTACCGGCCGCGCGCGGCTGACGTGATGGCGAGGCTTGGCGCGCGGTTCCCGACACTCACGCTGGTCAGCATCGCGGACGCGATGTTCGGCGGCTGGGACGCGGCGCAGAAGAGGCATTTCGATGAAGGCGGCATCTTCGATCAGATCGTCGTTGCGCGGTAGCCGCTCGGCGCTGCCCGGGCTCGGTCTCACGCTGGGCTACACGCTGCTGTACCTCGGCGTGGTGGTCCTGGTCCCGCTGGCCGCGCTCGTGCTGCGTGCGGCCGACCTCTCCTGGTCCCAGTACTGGGCGACGGTGACCACGCCGCGCGCGCTGGCCAGCTATCGACTCACGCTCGGCGCGTCGCTGACAGCGGCGGGGTTGAACGGCGTGTTCGGCCTGCTGGTCGCATGGGTGCTCGTGCGCTACCGGTTTCCGGGGCGCCGGCTGGTTGACGCCATCGTCGATCTGCCATTCGCGCTCCCGACGGCGGTTGCTGGCATCGCTCTCACAGCGGTCTATGCGCCCAATGGCTGGATTGGCAGCTTTCTTCACTCGTGGGGCGTCCCCATCGCCTACACCCCTGCCGGCGTCGTCGTGGCCCTCACCTTCGTCGGTCTGCCGTTTGTCGTGCGCACCGTGCAGCCCGTGCTCGAAGACCTCGATCCCGAAGTTGAGGAAGCCGCCCGGTCCCTGGGCGCCACGCCGTTCCAGACGACGGCACGCATCATCATCCCGACGGTGTTGCCGGCCCTGGCAACGGGCACAGCGCTGGCGTTTGCGCGCGCGCTCGGCGAGTACGGTTCCATCGTCTTCATCTCAGGCAACCTGCCAATGCGGACCGAGATGACGACGGTGCTCATCATGGCCAGACTCGAGCAGTTCGACTACGCCGGCGCCACGGCGCTGGCGAGTGTCATGCTCGGCATGTCGTTCGCCCTGCTGCTCGGCATCAACCTGATGCAGTGGATGGTGCGGCGGAGGATGGCATGAACGCCAGAGACCTGCGTCCCGGATCGGGCAACCACGGGGGGTTGCCCCTACGGCGGACTCGGGAGAGTGGGCTCGGCAGCGCGCTGGCGCGGCGGAGGACGGCATGACGCGGGGCGGCGGCGGAAAGGCAGTCCAGTGGCTGCTGATCGCGGTGGCGCTCGCCTTCCTCGCGGCGTTTCTCGTGGTGCCGCTCGTGTCCGTGCTGACGCAGGCGTTCGAGCAGGGGTGGCGCGTCTACTGGGCCTCTATCACCGAACCTGACGCACAGAGCGCCATCCGCCTGACTCTTCTCATCGCGCTGATCGTCGTGCCGCTCAACACCGTGTTCGGCGTCGCCGCCGCGTGGGCCATCGCGAAGTTCACCTTTCCAGGCCGCACGATCCTGATCACGTTGATCGATCTGCCGTTCGCGGTCTCCCCCGTGATCTCCGGCCTCGTCTTCGTGCTGCTGTTCGGGGCGAAGGGCGTCTTCGGGCCATGGCTGTCGGCGCACGGGGTCAGAATCATCTTCGCGTTTCCCGGGCTGGTCCTGGCGACGTTGTTCGTCACGGTCCCCTTCGTCGCGCGGGAACTCATCCCGTTGATGCAGGAGCAAGGCACGGAGGTGGAGGAAGCGGCCATCGCGCTCGGCGCATCCGGGTGGCAGACGTTCTGGCGCGTCACGCTTCCGAACATCAAGTGGGGCCTGCTGTATGGCGTCATCCTCCTGAACGCCCGGGCCATCGGCGAATTCGGTGCCGTGTCGGTGGTGTCCGGCCACATTCGCGGCGAGACCAACACGCTGCCGCTGCACGTCGAGATCCTGTTCAACGAGTACAACTTCACCGCAGCGTTTGCCGTCGCGTCGCTGCTGACGCTGATGGCGATCGTCGCCTTGGCCGCCAAGTCGGTGGTCGCGTGGCGGACCGACCGAACACTGGTCCCCTCAGCCGCACCGCAGGCCGGTCTCACGGACCTTCAGTCATGAGCATCGAAGTCGCGCATCTCACCAAGCACTTCGGCACGTTTGCCGCCATCGAGGACGTGTCGCTGCGTGTCGAAACGGGCGAACTGGTCGGGTTGCTCGGGCCATCCGGCTCAGGCAAGACCACGCTGCTGCGCGTCATCGGCGGCCTCGACCTGCCCGATTCCGGGTCGGTGGCCATTGACGATGTGGACGTGACCGGCCAGGGCGCACGCCAGCGCAAGGTCGGGTTCGTCTTCCAGCACTACGCGCTGTTCCGCCACCTCACCGTCTTCGAAAACGTCGCGTTCGGTCTCCGTGTCCGCCCGAAGGACGGCCGGCCGCCGGAATCGGAGATTCGCAGCCGCGTACAGCAGTTGCTCGACCTGGTTCAACTGGGCTTTCTCGCCGACCGCTACCCCGCGCAACTCTCGGGAGGGCAGCGTCAGCGCGTCGCCCTGGCCCGCGCGCTGGCGGTCGAACCGCGGCTGTTGCTCCTCGACGAGCCGTTCGGCGCCCTCGACGCGAAAGTGCGGAAGGAGCTGCGGCGGTGGCTGAGGCGGCTCCATGCCGAACTGCGCGTCACCACGGTCTTCGTGACGCACGATCAGGAGGAGGCGCTTGAGCTGTCGGACCG contains:
- a CDS encoding sulfate ABC transporter substrate-binding protein, whose protein sequence is MRARLVAALSAVLLSASGAAAQVTLLNVSYDPTREFYQEVNTAFARGWQAKTGTRVTIAQSHGGSGKQARAVIDGLEADVLTLALAYDINAISRQAGLLPPTWQTRLPNNSCPYTSTIVFLVRAGNPKRIKDWDDLVKPGVSVITPNPKTSGAARWSYLAAWAFARKRFGDELHARDFVAALFRNVPVLDSGARGSTTTFALRGIGDVLLSWENEAFLAQEKLGRTRFEIITPSTSMLAEPPVAIVDKVVDRRGTRIIAQAYLEFLYSPKGQEIAARHFYRPRAADVMARLGARFPTLTLVSIADAMFGGWDAAQKRHFDEGGIFDQIVVAR
- the cysW gene encoding sulfate ABC transporter permease subunit CysW, with translation MTRGGGGKAVQWLLIAVALAFLAAFLVVPLVSVLTQAFEQGWRVYWASITEPDAQSAIRLTLLIALIVVPLNTVFGVAAAWAIAKFTFPGRTILITLIDLPFAVSPVISGLVFVLLFGAKGVFGPWLSAHGVRIIFAFPGLVLATLFVTVPFVARELIPLMQEQGTEVEEAAIALGASGWQTFWRVTLPNIKWGLLYGVILLNARAIGEFGAVSVVSGHIRGETNTLPLHVEILFNEYNFTAAFAVASLLTLMAIVALAAKSVVAWRTDRTLVPSAAPQAGLTDLQS
- the cysT gene encoding sulfate ABC transporter permease subunit CysT, translated to MKAASSIRSSLRGSRSALPGLGLTLGYTLLYLGVVVLVPLAALVLRAADLSWSQYWATVTTPRALASYRLTLGASLTAAGLNGVFGLLVAWVLVRYRFPGRRLVDAIVDLPFALPTAVAGIALTAVYAPNGWIGSFLHSWGVPIAYTPAGVVVALTFVGLPFVVRTVQPVLEDLDPEVEEAARSLGATPFQTTARIIIPTVLPALATGTALAFARALGEYGSIVFISGNLPMRTEMTTVLIMARLEQFDYAGATALASVMLGMSFALLLGINLMQWMVRRRMA
- a CDS encoding sulfate ABC transporter ATP-binding protein, with translation MSIEVAHLTKHFGTFAAIEDVSLRVETGELVGLLGPSGSGKTTLLRVIGGLDLPDSGSVAIDDVDVTGQGARQRKVGFVFQHYALFRHLTVFENVAFGLRVRPKDGRPPESEIRSRVQQLLDLVQLGFLADRYPAQLSGGQRQRVALARALAVEPRLLLLDEPFGALDAKVRKELRRWLRRLHAELRVTTVFVTHDQEEALELSDRVVIMNQGRVEQVGTPEHVYHSPASLFVYQFLGEVNLFVGRVAGDKAYLGGLEVDLPNKAGAPADVARLFIRPHLLQVHAEPTSGTFKATVVHVNKAGPSVKIELRAEWGDPVFVEMSPERCDQLKLARDAVVFISPQSHDLFVRE